The Caulobacter sp. FWC26 genome contains a region encoding:
- a CDS encoding Gfo/Idh/MocA family protein produces MALRMAMVGGGPGSFIGPVHRMAAELDGRIRLVAGVFSRDPVKNAQAAAEWGVAPDRVYPDHHTMFAAERARPDGAQLVSVVTPNHLHFEVSAAALEAGLNVISDKPATLNLAEAQALAEVVAASGKQYGLTYTYTGYPMVREAREIVARGDLGVVRKVVVEYSQGWLSTPLERDTGNKQASWRADPKQSGVGGCIGDIGVHAFNIAEFITGRRVERLCADVATVVPGRGLDDDCNVLLRFEGGARGVLIASQISAGARNGLTISVYGEKGGLTWSHENPNVLTLDWLEGPSHVLHAGSGYLGSAARAVTRLPTGHPEGFIEAFATIYRDFADAIEGRAGGLVPDINEGVRGMAFVERAVAASRDDAGWVSLQGEG; encoded by the coding sequence ATGGCGCTGCGCATGGCCATGGTGGGCGGCGGTCCGGGCTCGTTCATCGGGCCGGTGCACCGCATGGCCGCAGAGCTGGACGGCCGTATCCGGCTGGTGGCGGGCGTATTCAGTCGCGACCCTGTCAAGAACGCTCAGGCCGCCGCCGAGTGGGGCGTGGCGCCGGATCGAGTCTATCCGGACCACCACACGATGTTCGCGGCGGAGCGCGCGCGTCCCGACGGCGCGCAGCTTGTCTCGGTCGTTACGCCGAACCATCTGCATTTCGAGGTTTCCGCTGCGGCCCTCGAGGCCGGGCTGAACGTGATCAGCGACAAGCCCGCGACCCTGAACCTCGCAGAAGCGCAAGCCCTGGCCGAGGTGGTCGCGGCCTCGGGCAAACAGTACGGCCTGACCTACACCTATACCGGCTATCCGATGGTCCGCGAGGCGCGCGAGATCGTCGCACGCGGCGATCTGGGCGTGGTGCGCAAGGTCGTCGTCGAGTACTCGCAAGGCTGGCTCTCGACGCCGTTGGAGCGCGACACCGGCAACAAGCAGGCCAGCTGGCGCGCCGATCCCAAGCAATCGGGCGTCGGGGGCTGCATCGGTGACATCGGCGTTCATGCGTTCAACATCGCTGAGTTCATCACCGGGAGGCGCGTTGAACGGCTTTGCGCCGACGTCGCCACCGTGGTGCCCGGGCGGGGCCTCGACGACGACTGCAACGTGCTGCTGCGGTTCGAGGGCGGGGCGCGCGGTGTGCTGATCGCCTCGCAGATCTCGGCCGGCGCGCGCAACGGCCTGACGATCAGCGTCTATGGCGAGAAGGGCGGACTGACCTGGTCGCACGAGAACCCCAACGTGCTGACCCTGGATTGGCTGGAGGGCCCCAGCCACGTGCTGCACGCCGGCTCCGGCTATCTCGGCTCGGCGGCGCGGGCGGTGACGCGCCTGCCGACCGGGCATCCCGAAGGCTTTATCGAGGCCTTCGCCACGATCTATCGGGATTTCGCCGACGCGATCGAAGGCCGTGCCGGCGGCCTAGTGCCGGATATCAACGAGGGCGTGCGCGGCATGGCCTTTGTCGAGCGCGCCGTTGCGGCCAGCCGCGACGATGCGGGTTGGGTGTCGCTGCAGGGAGAAGGCTGA
- a CDS encoding sugar phosphate isomerase/epimerase — MKTLKGPAIFLAQFIGDTPPFDKLETMAAWVSSLGYAGVQMPTGGADSFFDLALAAESQTYCDDIAGLLAEYGLEITELSTHLQGQLVAVHPAYDELFDGFAPPELRGKPQERQAWAVEQVKAAAVASRRLGLKAHATFSGSLAWPYLYPWPQRPAGLIEEAFAELGRRWKPILDVFDENGVDAAYEIHPGEDLHDGATFERFLDEVDGHPRANILYDPSHFVLQQLDYLGYIDRYHERIKAFHVKDAEFRPSARSGVYGGYQGWVDRPGRFRSLGDGQVDFKAIFSKLAQYDYDGWAVLEWECALKHPEQGAAEGAPFIRDHIIRVTDKAFDDFASAGSDPGRNRRLLGL; from the coding sequence ATGAAGACGCTCAAGGGGCCGGCCATCTTCCTGGCCCAGTTCATCGGCGACACGCCCCCGTTCGATAAGCTGGAGACCATGGCCGCCTGGGTGTCGAGCCTCGGCTACGCCGGCGTGCAGATGCCGACCGGCGGCGCAGACTCGTTCTTCGATCTGGCCCTGGCCGCCGAGAGCCAGACCTATTGCGACGACATCGCCGGGCTGCTGGCCGAGTACGGTCTGGAGATCACCGAGCTGTCGACCCACCTGCAAGGGCAGCTGGTCGCGGTGCATCCGGCCTATGACGAGCTGTTCGACGGCTTCGCGCCGCCGGAGCTGCGCGGCAAGCCTCAGGAACGGCAAGCCTGGGCGGTCGAGCAGGTGAAGGCTGCGGCCGTCGCCAGTCGTCGCTTGGGCCTGAAGGCTCACGCGACCTTCTCGGGCTCGCTCGCCTGGCCCTATCTCTATCCTTGGCCCCAGCGGCCGGCGGGCCTGATCGAGGAGGCGTTCGCCGAACTGGGGCGTCGCTGGAAGCCGATCCTGGACGTGTTCGACGAGAACGGGGTCGATGCGGCCTATGAGATCCACCCGGGCGAAGACCTGCACGATGGCGCGACCTTCGAGCGTTTTCTCGATGAGGTCGACGGCCACCCTCGAGCCAATATCCTCTATGATCCCAGTCACTTCGTGCTGCAGCAGCTGGACTATCTGGGCTACATCGACCGCTACCACGAACGGATCAAGGCGTTCCACGTCAAGGACGCCGAGTTCCGCCCGTCAGCGCGCTCAGGCGTCTATGGCGGCTATCAGGGTTGGGTCGATCGGCCGGGGCGGTTCCGTTCGCTGGGCGATGGCCAAGTGGACTTCAAGGCGATCTTTTCAAAGCTGGCGCAGTACGACTATGACGGCTGGGCGGTCCTGGAATGGGAGTGTGCGCTCAAGCATCCCGAGCAGGGAGCCGCCGAGGGCGCGCCGTTCATCCGGGACCATATCATTCGGGTGACGGACAAGGCGTTCGACGATTTCGCGAGCGCGGGGTCTGATCCCGGACGTAACCGAAGGCTGCTCGGCCTATAG
- a CDS encoding cytochrome c family protein — translation MMKVRLILAAAVAGLASSAVAAPSGQQLFEQRCGMCHALQAAPGKMGPPLAGVVGRKAASLPGYAYSSAMKGSGITWSPDKLDVYLKAPSKTVPGTKMLLGAPNDAERAAVIAYLASIKK, via the coding sequence TTGATGAAGGTTCGGCTTATTCTCGCGGCCGCCGTCGCGGGCTTGGCGTCCAGCGCCGTCGCGGCGCCGTCGGGACAGCAGTTGTTCGAGCAACGCTGTGGCATGTGTCACGCCCTGCAGGCCGCCCCTGGCAAGATGGGGCCGCCGTTGGCGGGCGTGGTCGGTCGCAAGGCCGCGAGCCTGCCGGGCTATGCCTATAGCTCGGCCATGAAGGGCTCGGGGATCACCTGGAGCCCTGACAAGCTCGACGTGTATCTGAAGGCTCCCAGCAAGACGGTGCCAGGCACCAAGATGCTGCTGGGCGCGCCCAATGACGCCGAGCGCGCGGCGGTGATCGCCTATCTGGCCAGCATCAAGAAATAG
- a CDS encoding DUF1080 domain-containing protein translates to MLRMKPLRRRATLGLAALALCLPGAAGAEEVRAGPWRSLFDGKTLNGWTAKVARHPVGDNYRQTFIAGQGVIRVSYAGYDKFDNQFGHLFYSTPFSAYRLRLSYRFLTEGGLPDTPGWARANSGVMFHSQSAESMTADQPFPVSIEFQLLGKDGDAPRPTGAVCTPGITITIDGAKVKEHCTPPANAPTIANGTWVQAELEVLPSGAITQKINGVVVHRYAGAALDPDDTVAGGAKPYIMARGAQAVTGGYIALQSEGAPIEFKDIEIQELTPR, encoded by the coding sequence ATGCTCCGGATGAAGCCGCTGCGCCGACGCGCGACCTTGGGCCTCGCAGCTCTTGCGCTCTGCCTGCCCGGCGCTGCAGGCGCCGAAGAGGTCCGCGCCGGTCCGTGGCGGTCGCTCTTCGACGGCAAGACGCTGAATGGCTGGACTGCGAAGGTCGCCCGGCATCCCGTGGGAGACAACTACCGTCAGACCTTTATCGCCGGTCAGGGCGTGATCCGCGTCTCCTACGCCGGCTATGACAAGTTCGATAACCAGTTCGGGCACCTGTTCTACAGCACGCCCTTCAGCGCATATCGGCTGCGCTTATCGTATCGCTTTCTCACAGAAGGCGGTTTGCCCGATACGCCCGGTTGGGCGCGGGCCAATAGCGGCGTCATGTTCCACAGCCAGAGCGCCGAGAGCATGACGGCGGACCAGCCGTTCCCGGTCTCCATCGAGTTCCAGCTGCTGGGCAAGGACGGCGACGCGCCGCGCCCGACCGGGGCGGTCTGCACGCCCGGGATCACCATCACGATCGACGGCGCCAAGGTGAAAGAGCACTGCACGCCGCCCGCCAACGCTCCGACCATCGCCAACGGAACCTGGGTGCAGGCCGAGCTTGAGGTGCTGCCCAGCGGCGCGATCACGCAGAAGATCAATGGCGTCGTGGTCCACCGTTACGCCGGCGCCGCGCTGGATCCGGACGACACCGTCGCGGGCGGCGCCAAGCCCTACATCATGGCGCGGGGCGCGCAGGCGGTGACCGGCGGCTACATCGCCCTGCAAAGCGAGGGCGCGCCGATCGAGTTCAAGGACATCGAAATCCAGGAGCTGACGCCGCGCTGA
- a CDS encoding GMC oxidoreductase produces the protein MANLNGRARRKNTYDAIVVGSGITGGIAAKELTEKGLKVLVLERGRMVRHLEDYPTATLDPWQTKYPQGKLPEAELDAHYKVQRRTGYTMTEQTQHFFVRDDEHPYTEENRFDWIRGYHVGGRSLTWGRQSYRHSPIDFEANAREGIAVDWPIRYEDLAPWYDHVERFIGVSGQAEGLPHFPDGQYQPPMELNCVEKAFKARSEARFPERRVTIGRTAHLTDPTEEQLSLGRTKCQYRNMCIRGCPFGGYYSSNSGGLIAAERTGNLVIRPNSIVTELIYDDRKGRASGVRILDAETLKDEEFYAEVIFLCASALNSAWIMMNSTSSRFPNGFGNASDQLGRNVMDHHLGVGASGEAPEFAEMYFSGRRPNGIYVPRFRNLGDDATKRSDYLRGFGYQGGAGRATWERDRGQGGRGFGAARKAALSQPGPWTMGLGGFGEMLPYADNRVTLNRDVKDKFGLPTLTMNVTMRDNEMAMRRDMQSAAAEMLEAAGFKNVRGYDGGFAPGLGIHEMGTARMGRDPKTSVLNAHNQVHECKNVYVTDGAAMTSASCVNPSLTYMALTARAADHAVRARKRGEL, from the coding sequence ATGGCCAACCTGAACGGCCGCGCGCGGCGTAAGAACACTTACGACGCCATCGTGGTGGGCAGCGGCATTACGGGCGGCATAGCGGCCAAGGAACTGACCGAGAAAGGCCTGAAGGTCCTGGTGCTCGAGCGTGGGCGAATGGTCCGCCACCTCGAGGACTATCCGACCGCCACCCTTGATCCGTGGCAGACCAAATATCCGCAGGGAAAGCTTCCCGAGGCCGAACTGGACGCGCACTACAAGGTGCAGCGGCGCACCGGCTACACGATGACGGAGCAGACCCAGCACTTCTTCGTGCGGGACGACGAGCATCCCTACACCGAGGAGAATCGTTTCGACTGGATCCGCGGCTATCATGTCGGCGGCCGCTCGCTGACCTGGGGGCGGCAGAGCTATCGACACAGCCCAATCGACTTCGAGGCTAATGCGCGGGAAGGGATCGCGGTCGATTGGCCGATCCGCTACGAGGACCTCGCGCCGTGGTACGACCACGTCGAACGCTTCATCGGCGTGTCTGGACAGGCTGAGGGCCTACCGCATTTCCCGGACGGCCAATACCAGCCTCCAATGGAGTTGAACTGCGTCGAAAAGGCCTTCAAGGCGCGGTCGGAGGCCCGTTTTCCCGAGCGGCGCGTCACGATCGGGCGCACCGCGCACCTGACAGATCCGACCGAAGAGCAGCTCTCGCTGGGACGCACCAAGTGCCAGTACCGCAACATGTGTATCCGCGGTTGCCCGTTCGGCGGCTATTATAGCTCCAACTCCGGCGGGCTTATCGCGGCCGAGCGCACCGGCAACCTGGTGATCCGGCCAAACTCGATCGTCACCGAGCTCATCTATGACGACCGCAAGGGTCGGGCCAGCGGTGTGCGGATCCTCGACGCGGAGACGCTGAAGGACGAGGAGTTCTACGCCGAGGTGATCTTCCTCTGCGCCTCGGCGCTGAACTCGGCCTGGATCATGATGAACTCCACGAGTTCGCGCTTCCCGAACGGTTTTGGCAACGCCAGCGACCAGCTCGGCCGAAACGTGATGGATCACCATCTGGGCGTCGGCGCCTCGGGTGAAGCGCCGGAATTCGCCGAGATGTACTTCTCCGGACGCCGGCCGAACGGCATCTATGTGCCGCGCTTCCGCAATCTGGGCGACGACGCCACCAAGCGCTCGGATTATCTGCGCGGCTTCGGCTATCAGGGCGGCGCCGGCCGCGCGACCTGGGAGCGGGATCGCGGCCAGGGCGGCAGGGGCTTTGGCGCGGCGCGCAAGGCCGCACTCAGCCAGCCGGGGCCCTGGACCATGGGCCTGGGCGGCTTTGGCGAGATGCTCCCGTACGCCGACAATCGGGTGACCTTGAACCGCGATGTGAAGGACAAGTTCGGCCTGCCGACCCTGACCATGAACGTCACCATGCGTGACAACGAGATGGCGATGCGACGCGACATGCAGTCCGCCGCGGCCGAGATGCTCGAGGCTGCCGGCTTCAAGAACGTGCGCGGCTACGACGGCGGCTTCGCGCCGGGTCTTGGCATTCACGAGATGGGAACCGCCCGCATGGGTCGGGATCCCAAGACGTCGGTGCTGAACGCGCACAATCAGGTGCACGAGTGCAAGAACGTGTACGTCACCGACGGCGCGGCCATGACCTCGGCTTCGTGCGTGAACCCATCCCTGACCTACATGGCCCTGACGGCCCGCGCCGCCGACCACGCCGTGCGCGCCCGCAAGCGGGGAGAGCTGTAA
- the lacC gene encoding lactose 3-dehydrogenase subunit gamma LacC yields the protein MLNRRDTLRGLALTVGAAATGWAGAAAARTALTWTPTALTPAQAEILDVVAELIIPATDTPGAREAGVPQFIDRAMANYCEKWQVDQLTAGLARMDADAKAAHGRLFVSLTPEQQVTILSVYDRETATSTSGHFFPLLEDMVTVGYFTSEPGATRALRYDPVPGEYRGCVPLAEIGRAWATR from the coding sequence ATGCTGAATCGACGCGACACCCTCCGGGGCCTTGCCTTGACGGTCGGGGCCGCCGCTACGGGATGGGCTGGCGCCGCCGCCGCGAGGACTGCGCTGACCTGGACGCCGACGGCGCTCACGCCCGCGCAGGCCGAGATACTCGACGTGGTCGCCGAACTGATCATTCCCGCCACCGACACGCCTGGCGCGCGGGAAGCGGGCGTGCCGCAATTCATTGACCGCGCGATGGCCAACTATTGCGAGAAGTGGCAGGTCGACCAACTGACGGCCGGGCTCGCCCGCATGGACGCCGACGCGAAGGCCGCGCACGGGCGACTGTTCGTGTCTCTGACGCCAGAGCAGCAGGTGACCATTCTCAGCGTCTATGATCGCGAGACGGCGACCTCGACCAGCGGCCATTTCTTCCCGTTGCTGGAGGATATGGTCACCGTGGGCTATTTCACATCCGAGCCTGGCGCGACACGAGCTCTCCGCTACGATCCCGTGCCTGGCGAGTATCGAGGATGCGTCCCTCTGGCCGAGATCGGGCGAGCCTGGGCGACGCGATAG
- a CDS encoding hybrid sensor histidine kinase/response regulator: MTHADKPIHFLLVDDLEENLLALEALLEREGLVCLKARGGEEALELLLTHEVALALLDVQMPGMDGFELAEFMRGSERARHIPIIFVTAGAADSQRRFRGYEAGAVDFIQKPIEPDVLRSKANVFFDLHHQRLQIEAQRDELEAAAQALRRADRHKDSFLAVLAHELRNPVAALSGGLHLLGKDIAPDRAKDIRGRMERMLDHLTHLVDDLLDVSRVSQGKISLKKARVELGEVLRSAIEASQHTIEAAKHRFEVELSDEPIWLEADHTRLAQIVANLLNNAAKYTPPGGVVTLRARTEGDMATIAITDTGVGIPEAMQSKIFEIFAQVEDHLGQSQGGLGIGLALVRQLVALHGGEVTVQSGGEGQGSTFTVRLPTVD, from the coding sequence ATGACCCACGCGGACAAGCCAATCCATTTCCTGCTGGTCGATGATCTCGAGGAGAATCTGCTGGCCCTTGAAGCGCTGCTCGAGCGCGAGGGGCTGGTTTGTCTCAAGGCGCGCGGTGGCGAGGAAGCCCTCGAACTGCTGCTGACCCATGAGGTCGCCCTGGCGCTTCTGGACGTTCAGATGCCCGGCATGGACGGCTTCGAACTCGCCGAATTCATGCGCGGCAGCGAGCGCGCGCGGCACATTCCGATCATCTTCGTCACCGCCGGCGCGGCCGACAGCCAGCGGCGTTTCCGCGGCTACGAGGCGGGCGCCGTGGATTTCATCCAGAAGCCGATCGAACCGGATGTGCTGCGCAGCAAGGCCAACGTCTTTTTCGATCTCCACCACCAGCGTCTCCAGATCGAGGCGCAGCGCGACGAGTTGGAGGCCGCCGCACAAGCCTTGCGGCGCGCCGACCGTCACAAGGACAGCTTCCTGGCGGTGCTGGCGCACGAACTGCGCAATCCCGTCGCAGCGCTCAGTGGCGGGTTGCATCTGCTCGGGAAGGATATCGCCCCGGACCGCGCCAAAGACATTCGCGGCCGCATGGAGCGGATGCTAGACCACCTCACGCACCTGGTCGACGATCTCCTCGATGTCTCACGAGTCAGCCAGGGCAAGATTTCGCTGAAAAAGGCGCGGGTGGAACTTGGCGAGGTGCTGCGATCGGCGATCGAAGCCAGCCAGCACACCATTGAGGCGGCCAAGCACAGGTTCGAGGTCGAGCTCTCCGACGAGCCGATCTGGCTTGAGGCCGACCATACCCGCCTGGCGCAGATCGTCGCCAACCTGCTCAATAATGCGGCGAAGTACACCCCGCCCGGCGGAGTGGTGACTCTCAGGGCCAGGACCGAGGGCGACATGGCGACCATAGCGATCACCGATACGGGCGTCGGCATTCCCGAGGCCATGCAGTCAAAGATCTTCGAGATCTTCGCTCAGGTCGAAGATCATCTCGGACAGTCGCAGGGAGGCCTGGGCATTGGCCTCGCTCTCGTCCGGCAACTGGTCGCGCTGCACGGCGGCGAAGTCACCGTGCAAAGCGGCGGTGAGGGTCAGGGCAGCACCTTCACCGTACGCCTCCCGACCGTCGACTGA
- a CDS encoding chemotaxis protein CheB: MTGEPRKVVVIGASAGAVQALLAILPALPASFALPILVVVHIPPDRDNMLVPLLQSKCQITVKEAEDKEPIENGVVYFAPSDYHMLVETNHCLALSTDEAVNFSRPSIDVLFESAADAFGAEVVGVILTGANHDGAAGLRAIQAAGGSVIVQDRTEAYATAMPEAALRACPSASSMTIDAITTYLTSLRAA, encoded by the coding sequence GTGACGGGCGAGCCTCGCAAAGTCGTGGTGATCGGCGCGTCCGCCGGAGCGGTCCAGGCCCTTCTGGCAATTCTACCTGCCCTGCCCGCCAGTTTCGCGCTGCCGATCCTGGTTGTCGTGCACATTCCGCCCGACCGCGACAACATGCTGGTGCCGCTGCTCCAGTCGAAATGCCAGATCACCGTCAAGGAAGCCGAGGACAAGGAGCCAATCGAGAACGGCGTGGTCTATTTCGCGCCCTCTGATTACCATATGCTCGTCGAAACGAACCACTGCTTGGCCCTGTCCACTGACGAGGCCGTGAACTTCTCCCGCCCCTCCATCGACGTCCTATTCGAAAGCGCGGCCGACGCCTTTGGGGCCGAGGTTGTGGGCGTCATCCTGACGGGGGCCAACCATGATGGCGCTGCTGGACTGCGAGCGATCCAAGCCGCCGGCGGCTCGGTGATCGTCCAGGATCGCACGGAGGCCTACGCCACGGCGATGCCGGAAGCCGCGCTACGGGCCTGCCCCTCAGCCAGTTCCATGACCATCGACGCCATCACGACGTACCTGACCAGTTTGAGGGCCGCATGA
- a CDS encoding protein-glutamate O-methyltransferase CheR has translation MSASTEDIEIELLLEALFQRYHYDFRHYARASIKRRLAQARTQLGFATLSALQDRVLHDPAMLPRLLDFLTVQVSEMFRDPSYFKALREKVLPHLSTYPSLRVWIAGCSTGEEVYSLAILFKEEGLYDRTIFYATDINPEALAAAEAGVYSVDRIRKFTENHQRSGGRSSLSDHYTAAYGRAVFDSSLRNRVVFSDHSLVTDAVFAEMHLISCRNVMIYFDRPLQDRAIGLFRESLARKGFLGLGSKESLRFSTHAPAFADYVPEDKIYQRREP, from the coding sequence ATGTCAGCCTCTACCGAAGACATTGAGATCGAGCTGCTTCTGGAAGCTCTGTTCCAGCGGTATCACTACGACTTCCGCCATTACGCGCGGGCCTCGATCAAGCGTCGCCTTGCCCAGGCGCGCACGCAGTTGGGCTTCGCGACGCTGTCGGCGTTGCAGGATCGCGTGCTGCACGATCCGGCCATGCTCCCTCGCCTGCTGGACTTTCTGACCGTCCAGGTCAGCGAGATGTTCCGCGACCCGAGTTACTTCAAGGCTCTGCGGGAAAAGGTGCTGCCGCACCTGAGCACCTACCCCTCGCTCAGGGTCTGGATCGCCGGCTGCAGCACCGGCGAAGAGGTCTATTCCCTGGCTATCCTGTTCAAGGAAGAAGGGCTCTACGACCGCACGATCTTCTATGCCACGGACATCAACCCCGAGGCGCTCGCGGCCGCCGAAGCCGGCGTCTATTCCGTGGATCGGATTCGCAAGTTCACCGAAAACCACCAGCGATCAGGCGGCAGATCCTCGCTGTCGGATCACTACACCGCCGCCTACGGCCGAGCGGTCTTCGATAGCAGTCTGCGCAATCGCGTCGTGTTTTCGGATCACAGCCTGGTCACCGACGCCGTGTTCGCCGAGATGCACCTGATCTCGTGCCGCAATGTGATGATCTATTTCGATCGCCCGCTCCAAGATCGAGCGATCGGCCTGTTTCGGGAGTCGCTGGCGCGAAAGGGCTTTTTGGGTCTTGGCTCGAAGGAGAGCCTGCGGTTTTCCACCCATGCCCCGGCGTTCGCGGACTACGTGCCGGAGGACAAGATCTATCAAAGGCGGGAGCCGTGA